One Streptomyces sp. B21-105 genomic region harbors:
- a CDS encoding SUKH-4 family immunity protein, producing MTTITFTEDQLNRYVAPAPAPRRPAAVGILDADRLETESVLFDQMTGEISTTYFFHDRLDLMDATPLAPSLEKLLRCATAVDELAALRGQFACYAGRLGPKAVTEASRRLLAVFEAGAEGPSGASALFWKLAAVIRPLALVAGPVTASGMVLDLPVRLLDEEFGSAGVVRFEDVDLPDVLAHAPTRRFLRGRGLPEEAVPFSLETDLPLQTLAEHSADGWADGWAADGADDWAGAGDRLPAHADRLIRLGNLVEDTSLVVDGATGAVLCWSETDLTLRPLNADISSLAFTLWLLRHERALDAVRELTEAYGRLADTMSRTLAATDPVAPVAPVALRAPADPADA from the coding sequence ATGACGACGATCACTTTCACCGAGGACCAGCTGAACCGGTACGTCGCACCCGCCCCGGCACCCCGCCGGCCGGCGGCGGTCGGCATCCTGGACGCCGACCGCCTGGAGACGGAGTCCGTCCTGTTCGACCAGATGACGGGAGAGATCTCGACGACGTACTTCTTCCACGACCGCCTCGACCTGATGGACGCCACGCCGCTCGCCCCGTCCCTGGAGAAGCTGCTCCGCTGCGCCACGGCGGTGGACGAACTGGCGGCCCTGCGCGGCCAGTTCGCCTGTTACGCCGGCCGGCTCGGACCGAAGGCGGTGACCGAGGCCTCCCGGCGGCTGCTGGCGGTGTTCGAGGCGGGTGCCGAAGGCCCGAGCGGCGCGTCCGCTCTGTTCTGGAAGCTGGCCGCGGTGATCCGTCCGCTGGCCCTGGTGGCCGGCCCGGTCACGGCGTCCGGCATGGTCCTCGACCTGCCGGTCCGGCTGCTGGACGAGGAGTTCGGCTCCGCCGGCGTCGTCCGCTTCGAGGACGTCGACCTGCCCGACGTCCTCGCGCACGCTCCGACCCGGCGCTTCCTGCGCGGGAGGGGCCTGCCGGAGGAGGCCGTCCCGTTCTCGCTGGAGACGGACCTGCCGTTGCAGACCCTCGCCGAGCACAGCGCAGACGGCTGGGCGGACGGCTGGGCAGCCGACGGGGCAGACGACTGGGCCGGCGCCGGGGACCGGCTTCCGGCGCACGCCGACCGCCTCATCCGTCTGGGGAACCTCGTCGAGGACACCAGCCTCGTCGTGGACGGCGCCACGGGCGCGGTGCTGTGCTGGAGCGAGACGGACCTCACCCTGCGTCCGCTCAACGCCGACATCTCCAGCCTCGCGTTCACCCTCTGGCTGCTGAGACACGAGCGGGCCCTGGACGCGGTGCGCGAACTGACCGAGGCCTACGGCCGACTCGCCGACACCATGTCCCGCACCCTGGCCGCGACCGACCCCGTCGCCCCGGTCGCCCCGGTCGCCCTGCGTGCCCCGGCCGACCCCGCGGACGCCTGA
- the hppD gene encoding 4-hydroxyphenylpyruvate dioxygenase, with protein sequence MTQTTYLTPDTARQADPFPVKGMDAVVFAVGNAKQAAHYYSTAFGMKLVAYSGPETGSRETASYVLTNGSARFVLTSVIKPATTWGHFLERHVAEHGDGVVDLAIEVPDARAAYAYAVEHGARSVAEPYELKDEHGTVVLAAIATYGETRHTLVDRSGYDGPYLPGYVSADPIVEPPAQRTFQAVDHCVGNVELGRMNEWVGFYNKVMGFTNMKEFVGDDIATEYSALMSKVVADGTLKVKFPINEPAVAKKKSQIDEYLEFYGGAGVQHIALNTNDIVQTVRTMRAAGVQFLDTPDSYYDTLGEWVGDTRVPVDTLRELKILADRDEDGYLLQIFTKPVQDKPTVFFEIIERHGSMGFGKGNFKALFEAIEREQDKRGNL encoded by the coding sequence ATGACGCAGACCACATACCTCACTCCCGACACCGCGCGGCAGGCAGACCCCTTCCCGGTCAAGGGAATGGACGCGGTCGTCTTCGCCGTGGGCAACGCCAAACAGGCGGCGCACTACTACTCCACCGCCTTCGGCATGAAGCTGGTCGCCTACTCCGGACCGGAGACCGGCAGCCGTGAAACCGCGTCGTACGTGCTCACCAACGGCTCGGCCCGCTTCGTCCTCACCTCCGTCATCAAGCCCGCCACCACGTGGGGCCACTTCCTGGAGCGGCATGTGGCCGAGCACGGCGACGGCGTCGTCGACCTCGCCATCGAGGTGCCCGACGCCCGCGCCGCCTACGCCTACGCCGTCGAGCACGGCGCGCGCTCCGTCGCCGAGCCCTACGAACTGAAGGACGAGCACGGCACGGTCGTCCTCGCCGCGATCGCCACCTACGGCGAGACCCGGCACACCCTCGTCGACCGGTCCGGCTACGACGGCCCCTACCTCCCGGGCTACGTGAGCGCCGACCCGATCGTCGAGCCTCCCGCCCAGCGCACCTTCCAGGCCGTCGACCACTGCGTCGGCAACGTCGAGCTCGGCCGGATGAACGAGTGGGTCGGCTTCTACAACAAGGTCATGGGCTTCACGAACATGAAGGAGTTCGTGGGCGACGACATCGCCACCGAGTACAGCGCGCTGATGTCGAAGGTGGTGGCCGACGGCACGCTCAAGGTCAAGTTCCCGATCAACGAGCCCGCCGTCGCCAAGAAGAAGTCCCAGATCGACGAGTACCTCGAGTTCTACGGCGGCGCCGGCGTCCAGCACATCGCGCTCAACACCAACGACATCGTGCAGACGGTCCGCACGATGCGGGCGGCCGGGGTGCAGTTCCTCGACACCCCCGACTCCTACTACGACACCCTCGGCGAATGGGTCGGCGACACCCGCGTCCCCGTCGACACCCTGCGCGAGCTGAAGATCCTCGCCGACCGCGACGAGGACGGCTATCTGCTGCAGATCTTCACCAAGCCGGTCCAGGACAAGCCGACCGTCTTCTTCGAGATCATCGAACGCCACGGCTCGATGGGCTTCGGCAAGGGCAACTTCAAGGCCCTCTTCGAGGCGATCGAACGGGAGCAGGACAAGCGCGGCAACCTGTGA
- a CDS encoding IclR family transcriptional regulator, whose product MTAETSQTLDRGLKVLKLLADTDHGLTVTELSNKLGVNRTVVYRLLATLEQHALVRRDLGGRARVGLGVLRLGRQVHPLVREAALPALRSLAEDIGATAHLTLVDGTEALAVAVVEPTWTDYHVAYRAGFRHPLDRGAAGRAILSARQKTARSADEPGYTLTHGELEAGASGAAAPLLGVTGVEGSVGVVMLADAVPERVGPRVVDAAREVAEALR is encoded by the coding sequence GTGACCGCGGAGACCTCTCAGACGCTCGACCGGGGACTGAAAGTCCTCAAGCTGCTGGCCGACACCGACCACGGGCTGACCGTCACCGAGCTTTCCAACAAACTGGGCGTCAACCGGACCGTTGTGTACCGGTTGCTCGCCACGCTGGAGCAGCACGCCCTCGTACGGCGTGACCTGGGCGGACGAGCCCGGGTCGGCCTCGGAGTGCTGCGGCTCGGCCGCCAGGTGCACCCGCTGGTGCGGGAGGCCGCGCTGCCCGCGCTGCGCTCACTCGCCGAGGACATCGGAGCGACCGCGCATCTGACGCTGGTGGACGGGACGGAAGCGCTCGCCGTCGCCGTCGTCGAGCCGACCTGGACCGACTACCACGTGGCGTACCGGGCCGGGTTCCGGCATCCGCTGGACCGGGGGGCGGCCGGCCGGGCGATCCTCTCCGCCCGGCAGAAGACGGCGCGCAGCGCGGACGAGCCCGGCTACACGCTGACGCACGGGGAGTTGGAGGCCGGCGCGAGCGGCGCGGCAGCCCCGCTGCTGGGCGTGACCGGCGTCGAGGGCAGCGTGGGCGTGGTGATGCTGGCCGACGCCGTGCCGGAACGGGTCGGCCCGCGCGTCGTGGACGCGGCACGCGAAGTGGCGGAGGCGCTGCGCTGA
- a CDS encoding Lrp/AsnC family transcriptional regulator has protein sequence MGIDRLDGRIIVLLAREPRLGVLEMSRRLGVARGTVQARLDRLQSNGVVRGFGPDVDPAALGYPVTAFATLQIRQGRGAAVRAHLGSVPEVLELHTTTGGGDMLCRLVARSNADLQRVIDRVVGFDGIVRASTAIVMENPVPLRIIPLVEQAAELAPGRPGEDAADRER, from the coding sequence ATGGGGATCGATCGTCTGGACGGCCGGATCATCGTCCTGCTGGCTCGGGAGCCGCGTCTGGGGGTGCTGGAGATGTCCCGGCGGCTGGGCGTGGCCCGCGGGACCGTGCAGGCGCGGCTCGACCGGCTTCAGTCGAACGGCGTCGTCCGGGGGTTCGGCCCCGACGTCGATCCGGCGGCCCTCGGCTACCCGGTCACCGCCTTCGCCACACTCCAGATCCGGCAGGGCCGGGGGGCTGCCGTGCGGGCCCACCTGGGATCCGTGCCGGAAGTGCTGGAACTGCACACCACCACCGGCGGCGGGGACATGCTCTGCCGGCTGGTGGCCCGCTCCAACGCCGATCTCCAGCGGGTGATCGACCGGGTCGTCGGCTTCGACGGCATCGTCCGGGCGTCCACCGCGATCGTGATGGAGAACCCCGTCCCGCTGCGGATCATCCCGCTCGTGGAGCAGGCGGCGGAGCTGGCACCGGGACGGCCCGGAGAGGACGCGGCCGACCGGGAGCGGTAG
- a CDS encoding S16 family serine protease: MLSRLSRPRALAVCALPLVVLLATAAFAPLPFSVAQPGMTANVLGDNKGTPVITISGAPVRGTSGQLRMTTIEATGPDTRVSLGDVLDGWFRTDQAIMPRDAVYPSGESTKEIERHNTEQMEDSQDAATQAALAYLKLGEDDVKVTLKLADVGGPSAGLLFSLGIVDKLDGDGEGGDLTGGRTIAGTGTIDAGGKVGAVGGVALKTQAARRDGATVFLVPKDECSDAKSELPKGLRLVPVTTLKGAVSALVALEKGKGSVPSC, translated from the coding sequence GTGCTCTCTCGCCTCTCACGCCCGCGCGCTCTCGCCGTCTGCGCCCTGCCCCTCGTGGTGCTGCTCGCCACGGCCGCGTTCGCGCCGCTGCCGTTCTCGGTGGCACAGCCGGGCATGACGGCGAACGTCCTCGGCGACAACAAGGGCACCCCGGTGATCACGATCTCCGGCGCGCCCGTGCGGGGCACCAGCGGACAGCTGCGCATGACGACGATCGAGGCGACCGGCCCCGACACGCGCGTCTCGCTCGGTGACGTCCTCGACGGCTGGTTCCGCACCGACCAGGCGATCATGCCGCGCGACGCGGTGTACCCCAGCGGGGAGAGCACCAAGGAGATCGAGCGGCACAACACCGAGCAGATGGAGGACTCCCAGGACGCGGCGACCCAGGCGGCGCTGGCGTATCTGAAACTGGGCGAGGACGACGTCAAGGTCACCCTGAAACTGGCCGACGTGGGCGGACCCAGCGCCGGACTGCTGTTCTCGCTCGGCATCGTCGACAAGCTGGACGGCGACGGCGAGGGCGGCGACCTCACGGGTGGCCGCACGATCGCGGGCACGGGCACCATCGACGCCGGCGGCAAGGTCGGCGCGGTCGGCGGGGTGGCCCTGAAGACCCAGGCCGCCCGGCGGGACGGCGCGACCGTGTTCCTCGTCCCGAAGGACGAGTGCTCCGACGCGAAGTCCGAGCTGCCGAAGGGGCTGCGGCTGGTCCCGGTCACCACGCTCAAGGGCGCGGTGAGCGCGCTCGTCGCGCTGGAGAAGGGCAAGGGCTCGGTCCCCAGCTGCTGA
- a CDS encoding DEAD/DEAH box helicase yields MTTTAATSTSHHLSPAFPGRAPWGTAGKLRAWQQGAMEKYLQEQPRDFLAVATPGAGKTTFALTLASWLLHHHVVQQVTVVAPTEHLKKQWAEAASRIGIRLDPEYSAGPLSKDYHGVAVTYAGVGVRPMLHRNRSEQRKTLVILDEIHHAGDSKSWGEACLEAFEPATRRLALTGTPFRSDTNPIPFVTYEEGDDGIRRSAADYTYGYGSALADHVVRPVIFLSYSGNMRWRTKAGDEIAARLGEPMTKDAISQAWRTALDPRGEWMPSVLRAADQRLTEVRKAIPDAGALVIASDQDSARAYAKLIREITGSKATLVLSDDTGASSRIDDFSGSTDRWMVAVRMVSEGVDVPRLAVGVYATTISTPLFFAQAVGRFVRSRRRGETASVFLPTVPDLLGFAGEMERERDHVLDKPKKQGEEDPYAESEKEMDEANREQDEDTGEQEQFAFEALESEAVFDRVTYNGAEFGMQAHPGSEEEQDYLGIPGLLEPDQVQLLLQKRQAKQIAHSRKRPDAEADLLELPAERRPVVSHKEMMELRKQLNTMVAAYVHQSGKPHGVIHTELRRVCGGPPSAEATAGQLRQRIAKVQEWATRMK; encoded by the coding sequence GTGACTACCACCGCCGCCACCTCCACCTCCCACCACCTGTCGCCCGCCTTCCCCGGCCGCGCCCCCTGGGGCACCGCCGGCAAGCTGCGGGCCTGGCAGCAGGGGGCGATGGAGAAGTACCTCCAGGAGCAGCCGCGCGACTTCCTCGCCGTCGCCACCCCCGGCGCCGGCAAGACGACGTTCGCGCTGACCCTCGCCTCCTGGCTGCTGCACCACCACGTCGTGCAGCAGGTGACCGTGGTCGCGCCGACCGAACACCTGAAGAAGCAGTGGGCGGAGGCGGCGTCCCGCATAGGCATCCGGCTCGATCCCGAGTACAGCGCCGGACCGCTCAGCAAGGACTACCACGGCGTCGCCGTGACCTACGCGGGCGTCGGCGTGCGTCCGATGCTGCACCGCAACCGCAGCGAGCAGCGCAAGACCCTCGTCATCCTCGACGAGATCCACCATGCCGGCGACAGCAAGTCGTGGGGTGAGGCGTGCCTCGAGGCGTTCGAGCCGGCGACCCGCCGCCTCGCGCTCACCGGCACGCCGTTCCGGTCGGACACCAACCCCATTCCGTTCGTGACGTACGAGGAGGGCGACGACGGCATCCGTCGGTCCGCCGCCGACTACACCTACGGGTACGGGTCGGCGCTCGCCGACCACGTCGTGCGTCCCGTCATCTTCCTCTCCTACAGCGGCAACATGCGCTGGCGGACAAAGGCCGGCGACGAGATCGCGGCCCGGCTCGGCGAGCCGATGACGAAGGACGCGATCAGTCAGGCCTGGCGCACCGCGCTCGACCCGCGCGGCGAGTGGATGCCGAGCGTGCTGCGCGCCGCCGACCAGCGCCTCACCGAGGTCAGGAAGGCCATCCCGGACGCCGGTGCGCTCGTCATCGCCTCCGACCAGGACTCCGCCCGCGCCTACGCCAAACTGATCCGGGAGATCACCGGCTCGAAGGCGACCCTCGTCCTGTCCGACGACACCGGCGCGTCCAGCCGCATCGACGACTTCAGCGGCAGCACCGACCGCTGGATGGTCGCCGTGCGCATGGTGTCCGAGGGCGTCGACGTGCCGCGCCTCGCGGTCGGGGTGTACGCCACCACCATCTCCACACCGCTCTTCTTCGCCCAGGCCGTCGGACGTTTCGTGCGGTCCCGGCGGCGCGGCGAGACCGCCTCCGTCTTCCTCCCGACCGTGCCCGACCTGCTCGGTTTCGCGGGGGAGATGGAGCGCGAGCGCGACCACGTCCTCGACAAGCCCAAGAAGCAGGGCGAGGAGGATCCGTACGCCGAGTCCGAGAAGGAGATGGACGAGGCGAACCGTGAGCAGGACGAGGACACCGGCGAGCAGGAGCAGTTCGCCTTCGAGGCGCTGGAGTCCGAGGCCGTCTTCGACCGGGTGACGTACAACGGGGCCGAGTTCGGCATGCAGGCCCACCCGGGCAGCGAGGAGGAGCAGGACTACCTCGGCATCCCGGGGCTGCTGGAGCCCGACCAGGTGCAACTGCTGCTGCAGAAGCGGCAGGCCAAGCAGATCGCGCACAGCAGGAAACGGCCGGACGCCGAGGCCGACCTGCTGGAACTGCCCGCCGAGCGGCGGCCGGTCGTCTCGCACAAGGAGATGATGGAACTGCGCAAGCAGCTCAACACCATGGTCGCCGCGTACGTGCACCAGAGCGGCAAGCCGCACGGGGTGATCCACACCGAACTGCGGCGGGTGTGCGGCGGACCGCCGAGCGCGGAGGCGACGGCCGGGCAGCTGCGCCAGCGCATCGCCAAGGTGCAGGAGTGGGCGACCCGGATGAAGTGA
- a CDS encoding family 43 glycosylhydrolase has product MRPQSRRGFWTGALAAVAAASFLAGVAGPATPAQAAEITDGLALWYKLDASSGAVAVDSSGHGRNGTVNGTAGWSGTGEGLTFNGSSTYVEVPDNIMSGMNAITVSMDVQIDAAQATPYFLYGFGNTASSGAGNGYLFATGDSFRAAIASGNSTTEQNTRTSGALQRSVWKHVTYTQTGTTGVLYEDGVEKARNTSVTLTPGSIGSGLTTANYIGKSVYTSDKLFKGKIRDFRVYNRALAPAEVLDVSGNTTGVAAATHPRLKIAAIVDDAHSKITLPLTEGTDLTTLAPQFTVAQGASISPASGTPRDFTEPLTYEVTGSGGEKRTWTVEALEMKSPVLPGLTADPNIVAFGDTFYLYPTTDGFAGWSGTQFKAYSSKDLVHWTDHGVVLDLGPDVSWADARAWAPTAAEKDGKYYLYYSADTNIGVAVSDSPTGPFTDPLGKPLIARGAYTGQMIDPAVFTDDDGTRYLYWGNGRAYVVPLHDDMVSFDASKVTAITPSGYNEGSFVIKRNGTYYFMWSENDTRDENYRVAYATGTSPTGPWTKRGVILEKDLALGIKGTGHHSVVQVPGTDDWYIAYHRFAIPGGDGTHRETTVDKLEFDSAGLIKKVVPTLSSVDPVSVGATLPTHTDRSLQSVNFPGRYAAVRSDNLGYVDPVTVASTPAVKQSATFTVVPGLADPTCYSFRDSAGRYLRHMDFRIRADANNGTAVFTKDATYCARPGSVAGSVSLESYNYPGRYLRHYNYELRMDTFQNTATFRADSSFKAVTPWA; this is encoded by the coding sequence GTGAGACCTCAGAGCCGCCGCGGATTCTGGACGGGCGCTCTGGCCGCCGTGGCAGCCGCCTCGTTCCTGGCGGGCGTCGCCGGTCCGGCGACCCCCGCACAGGCGGCGGAGATCACCGACGGCCTGGCCCTCTGGTACAAACTCGACGCCTCCTCGGGCGCCGTGGCGGTGGACTCCTCGGGGCACGGCAGGAACGGCACCGTCAACGGCACCGCGGGCTGGTCGGGCACCGGGGAGGGGCTCACCTTCAACGGGTCCAGCACCTACGTCGAAGTGCCGGACAACATCATGAGCGGCATGAACGCGATCACCGTCTCGATGGACGTGCAGATCGACGCCGCCCAGGCCACGCCGTACTTCCTCTACGGGTTCGGCAACACCGCGAGCAGCGGCGCCGGCAACGGGTACCTGTTCGCCACCGGCGACTCGTTCCGGGCCGCGATCGCCTCCGGGAACTCGACGACCGAGCAGAACACCCGGACCTCCGGCGCGCTGCAGCGCTCGGTCTGGAAACACGTCACCTACACCCAGACCGGTACCACCGGAGTCCTCTACGAGGACGGTGTGGAGAAGGCCCGTAACACGTCGGTCACCCTCACCCCCGGCTCCATCGGGTCCGGCCTCACCACGGCGAACTACATCGGCAAGTCGGTCTACACCAGCGACAAGCTCTTCAAGGGCAAGATCCGCGACTTCCGGGTCTACAACCGCGCGCTGGCACCCGCCGAGGTGCTCGACGTCAGCGGGAACACCACCGGCGTCGCCGCGGCCACCCACCCCCGGCTGAAGATCGCCGCCATCGTCGACGACGCCCACAGCAAGATCACCCTCCCGCTGACCGAGGGCACCGACCTCACCACGCTCGCCCCGCAGTTCACCGTCGCCCAGGGCGCGTCCATCAGCCCGGCCTCCGGCACCCCGCGCGACTTCACCGAGCCGCTCACGTACGAGGTGACCGGCTCCGGCGGCGAGAAGCGCACCTGGACGGTCGAGGCGCTGGAGATGAAGAGCCCGGTGCTGCCGGGGCTCACCGCAGACCCGAACATCGTCGCCTTCGGCGACACCTTCTACCTCTACCCGACCACCGACGGCTTCGCCGGCTGGAGCGGCACGCAGTTCAAGGCGTACTCCTCCAAGGACCTGGTCCACTGGACGGACCACGGCGTCGTCCTGGACCTCGGACCCGACGTCAGCTGGGCCGACGCCCGCGCGTGGGCCCCGACGGCGGCCGAGAAGGACGGCAAGTACTACCTCTACTACTCCGCCGACACCAACATCGGCGTCGCGGTCTCCGACTCGCCCACCGGCCCGTTCACCGACCCCCTGGGCAAGCCGCTGATCGCCCGCGGGGCCTACACGGGCCAGATGATCGACCCGGCGGTCTTCACCGACGACGACGGCACGAGGTACCTCTACTGGGGCAACGGCCGGGCGTACGTCGTCCCGCTCCACGACGACATGGTCTCCTTCGACGCCTCCAAGGTCACCGCCATCACGCCGAGCGGCTACAACGAGGGCTCCTTCGTCATCAAGCGCAACGGCACCTACTACTTCATGTGGTCGGAGAACGACACCCGGGACGAGAACTACCGCGTCGCCTACGCCACCGGCACCTCACCCACCGGGCCCTGGACCAAGCGCGGCGTGATCCTCGAGAAAGACCTCGCCCTCGGCATCAAGGGGACCGGCCACCACTCGGTCGTCCAGGTGCCCGGCACCGACGACTGGTACATCGCCTACCACCGCTTCGCCATCCCCGGCGGTGACGGCACCCACCGCGAAACCACCGTCGACAAGCTGGAGTTCGACTCGGCCGGCCTGATCAAGAAGGTCGTCCCGACCCTGAGCAGCGTCGACCCGGTCTCCGTCGGCGCCACCCTGCCGACGCACACCGACCGTTCCCTCCAGTCGGTCAACTTCCCCGGCCGCTACGCCGCCGTCCGATCCGACAACCTCGGCTACGTCGACCCGGTGACCGTCGCCAGCACCCCGGCGGTGAAGCAGAGCGCCACCTTCACCGTCGTCCCCGGCCTGGCCGACCCCACCTGCTACTCGTTCCGCGACTCGGCCGGCCGCTATCTGCGCCACATGGACTTCAGGATCCGCGCCGACGCGAACAACGGCACGGCCGTCTTCACCAAGGACGCCACCTACTGCGCCCGGCCCGGTTCGGTCGCCGGCTCGGTCAGCCTGGAGTCCTACAACTACCCCGGCCGCTACCTCCGCCACTACAACTACGAGCTGCGCATGGACACCTTCCAGAACACCGCCACCTTCCGCGCCGACAGCTCCTTCAAGGCAGTGACCCCCTGGGCCTGA
- a CDS encoding xanthine dehydrogenase family protein molybdopterin-binding subunit produces the protein MTNETATATTPVEAAPAPEPVPHGLGVSLPPADARAKTEGTFPYAADLWAEGLLWAAVLRSPHPHARIVSIDTSHAREMPGVRAVVTHEDVPGRALHGRGRADRPVFASDVVRHHGEPIAAVAADHPDTARMAAAAVIVEYETLDPVIDPELAFEAEPLHPDGNLIRHIPLHHGDPAAAGDVVVEGQYRIGRADPAPIGAEAGLAVPRPDGGVELYLASTDPHTDRDTAAACYGLDPERVKIVVTGVPGATADREDQGFQLPLGLLALKTGCPVKLTATREESFLGHAHRHPTLLRYRHHADAEGRLVKVEAQILLDAGAYADTSAEALAAAVSFACGPYVVPNAFIEGWAVRTNNPPSGHVRGEGAMQVCAAYEAQMDKLAKRLGVDPAELRLRNVMATGDVLPTGQTVTCPAPVAELLQAVQEFPLPSLPKDAPEEDWLLPGGPEGAGEPGAVRRGVGYGLGMVHMLGAEGADEVSTATVKVQDGVATVLCAAVETGQGFTTLARQIVQETLGVDEVHVAPVDTDQPPAGPGCRGRHTWVSGGAVERAAKMVRTQLLQPLAHKFGMSTELLQITDGKITSYDGVLSTPVTEEMQGKELWATAQCRPHPTEPLDAAGQGDAFVGLAFCAIRAVVDVDIELGSVRVVELAVAQDVGRILNPAQLAARIEAGVTQGVGIALTENLRTPRGLIRHPDLTGYALPTALDAPDIRIVKLVEERDVVAPFGAKAASAVPVVTSPAAIASAVRAATGRPVNRLPIRPQAAVVTDR, from the coding sequence GTGACGAACGAGACAGCCACCGCGACGACTCCAGTGGAGGCGGCGCCGGCCCCCGAGCCGGTCCCGCACGGCCTCGGCGTGTCCCTGCCGCCCGCCGACGCGCGCGCCAAGACGGAGGGCACCTTCCCGTACGCGGCCGACCTGTGGGCCGAGGGCCTGCTCTGGGCGGCCGTCCTGCGCTCACCGCACCCGCACGCGCGCATCGTGTCCATCGACACCTCCCACGCGCGTGAGATGCCCGGCGTGCGGGCCGTCGTCACCCACGAGGACGTCCCGGGCCGCGCGCTGCACGGCCGGGGCAGGGCCGACCGGCCGGTGTTCGCCTCCGACGTGGTCCGCCACCACGGCGAGCCCATCGCGGCCGTCGCCGCCGACCACCCCGACACCGCGCGCATGGCCGCGGCGGCCGTCATCGTCGAGTACGAGACGCTCGACCCCGTGATCGACCCCGAGCTGGCCTTCGAGGCGGAGCCCCTGCACCCCGACGGCAACCTGATCCGGCACATTCCGCTGCACCACGGCGACCCCGCCGCGGCCGGCGACGTCGTCGTCGAGGGCCAGTACCGCATCGGGCGCGCCGACCCCGCTCCCATCGGCGCCGAGGCCGGCCTCGCCGTGCCCCGCCCCGACGGCGGCGTGGAGCTCTACCTCGCCTCCACCGACCCGCACACCGACCGCGACACGGCCGCCGCCTGCTACGGCCTCGACCCCGAACGGGTGAAGATCGTCGTCACCGGCGTGCCCGGGGCCACCGCCGACCGCGAGGACCAGGGCTTCCAGCTCCCGCTGGGCCTGCTGGCACTCAAGACCGGCTGCCCGGTGAAGCTCACGGCGACCCGCGAGGAGTCCTTCCTCGGCCACGCCCACCGCCACCCCACGCTGCTGCGCTACCGCCACCACGCCGACGCCGAGGGCCGGCTGGTGAAGGTCGAGGCGCAGATCCTGCTGGACGCCGGCGCCTACGCCGACACCTCCGCCGAGGCCCTGGCCGCAGCCGTCTCCTTCGCCTGCGGCCCCTACGTCGTGCCGAACGCCTTCATCGAGGGCTGGGCGGTGCGCACCAACAACCCGCCGTCCGGCCATGTGCGCGGCGAGGGCGCGATGCAGGTGTGCGCCGCCTACGAGGCGCAGATGGACAAGCTGGCGAAGCGGCTCGGCGTCGACCCGGCGGAGCTGCGGCTGCGTAACGTCATGGCGACCGGGGACGTCCTGCCGACCGGTCAGACGGTGACCTGTCCCGCCCCCGTCGCCGAACTCCTCCAGGCGGTCCAGGAGTTCCCCCTCCCGTCGCTGCCCAAGGACGCGCCGGAGGAGGACTGGCTGTTGCCGGGCGGACCCGAGGGCGCGGGCGAGCCGGGCGCGGTGCGCCGCGGTGTCGGCTACGGCCTGGGCATGGTCCACATGCTGGGCGCGGAGGGTGCCGACGAGGTCTCCACCGCCACCGTGAAGGTCCAGGACGGCGTCGCGACGGTGCTGTGCGCGGCGGTCGAGACCGGCCAGGGCTTCACCACGCTGGCCCGTCAGATCGTCCAGGAGACGCTGGGCGTAGACGAGGTCCACGTGGCCCCCGTGGACACCGACCAGCCCCCCGCGGGACCCGGCTGCCGGGGCCGTCACACCTGGGTCTCGGGCGGCGCGGTGGAGCGCGCGGCGAAGATGGTCCGCACGCAGTTGCTCCAGCCGCTGGCGCACAAGTTCGGCATGTCCACGGAACTGCTGCAGATCACCGACGGCAAGATCACCTCCTACGACGGCGTCCTGTCGACGCCCGTCACGGAGGAGATGCAGGGCAAGGAGCTGTGGGCGACCGCGCAGTGCCGCCCGCACCCCACCGAGCCGCTGGACGCGGCCGGCCAGGGCGACGCCTTCGTCGGCCTCGCCTTCTGCGCGATCCGCGCGGTCGTGGACGTCGACATCGAGCTCGGCTCGGTGCGGGTCGTGGAACTCGCCGTCGCCCAGGACGTCGGCCGGATCCTGAACCCGGCCCAGCTCGCCGCCCGCATCGAGGCGGGCGTCACGCAGGGCGTGGGCATCGCGCTCACCGAGAACCTGCGCACCCCCCGCGGCCTGATCCGCCACCCCGACCTCACCGGCTACGCGCTGCCCACGGCGCTGGACGCCCCGGACATCCGGATCGTCAAACTGGTCGAGGAGCGGGACGTGGTCGCGCCGTTCGGGGCGAAGGCCGCCAGCGCGGTCCCGGTCGTCACCTCGCCGGCGGCGATCGCATCCGCCGTCCGCGCGGCGACGGGCCGCCCCGTGAACCGCCTCCCGATAAGGCCGCAGGCCGCAGTGGTGACCGACCGATGA